A segment of the Nitrosospira briensis C-128 genome:
CTGGAGCCTGTTTTCAAGTAATTTTCAAGATAATCGATATGCCTACCTTGACTCTGATCCTGTTGTGGGAATAGCAGCTCGATATTTTGCCCGATAATCTCGCTCTCCGGGTAACCAAAAATCCTCTCAGCGGCGGGATTGAAGGTTCTGATCACGCCCTGTTCATCAACCGATGTAACGCCGACGATCAGGTTGTTCAGTAAGGCGCGGGTATGGGCTTCGCTGTCACGAACCTGACCGATGGTATCTACCAGGCTGTCCCGCATCTCCTTCAGCGCCTGCATGAGCTGACCGATTTCATCTTTCGACCGGACCTGGATTTCCTGCCTTAAGTTGCCTGCGGCCACACTCCGCGCAATGCTTACTACATCTTCCAGTGGCCGGAAAATGGCGCGGATGAAAACGAGGCTGAACAATGCAGCCAGCACCAGGGCCAGGACTATCGATGCAATGAGGATATTGCGAATGGTTTCGTAGCGTTTTTGTTCCTGCGTATATTTTATTTTGGTCTCATCAATTTGCAGCAAGACAAGTGCGTCAATGGTTTCGCCTACAGATGGATAGAGAGGGCGGATTTTTTCGACCAGAATCCGGTTCGCTTCACCGATTTTATTTGCACGTAAAGCGGCTACTGCCGGCAAGATGCCTTCGGAGACATATTTCTTGTGGTCTAAAGTGAATTTATTGGCCAGCTTACTTTCCATCGGGGTCAAGTTTGTCGCAATATAAGCCTCCCAAGTTCTCGTAATCGTCCCAATATTTTTCTCGACCATTGCCGTTTTGGTCTTGATGATCTCGGGCGTCGGCATGACCAGAGCCGACGTGATGGCGAGCCGATTGTGCAGCAGAAGCGACTCGATATGCGTCACCTGGCTCAGAGGAATGGCCCTGTCATGATAAACGGTTTTCAGGCCGTCTATCGCGCTGCTCATACCAAACAAGCCGACCACTTGAATTCCTAATACAAAGATCAGCAGGAAGGAAAGAATGAAGATCAAGCGCGATTTGATGGTCAGGTTCTTAAACATATTGACCCGGATTACTCAAAAAGGAAAACATCTTATCTTTCGTCATGTACCAAAGACTTTGGTCTTGTCCCGAAGTCTTTGATATTACCTGTATGAGCCGAAAGTGAAAAATATCTTTTAATTTAATTTAACAAATGCCTCGTTGTTCAGTGATAACGACGGGGCCGAGTAGAGCTAAAAAATTATTATTTTGATAAAAAAGCAGAATAGCCTCCAAATCTCTGACATCGTTTAAATAGCCCATTAATCGGCTTGCACCGACTCAAGCTGTAGCTGTCCATCAACCGTCACCCCTACCACACGGCCTATTGAGCGACGATTGCCGATATGTACAATTCCATTAGCTCTTCGCACCTCGATACACAGTCATGTTCGTAGACATTCGCCCTTTCTATTGCGGTATCCGTAACGCCTCGCAGTTCAATCGTCTTAAAGGAGGTAACAATCATGAAACTCAAAACCTTATTTGCAGGAGGTCTTCTGGCGGCGACAATAGCCGTTCCCGCTGCCGCTGATCAGGTATTTTACCAAGCCAGGCTTGATGGCCCCAGCGAGGCTCCGCCTAATGCTTCTCCCGGTACCGGCATGGCAATGGTCAGCATAGACACCGATCTTCGCACAATGCACATTCATGAAAGCTTCAGTGGGCTCATGGCAGATACCACAGTTTCACATATCCATTGCTGCACCACTGCACCAAACAGCGGCACCGCAGGCGTGGCAACCGCAATCCCCACATTTCCGGATTTTCCGTCTGGTGTGAGGGAGGGCGTCTATGACCATACCTTTGATATGAAAGATGCATCGAATTATAACCCTGCTTTCGTCGCGGCCAATGGAAATAACGTTGATGGTGCATTCAGTGCGCTGCTGACAGGGCTGAATACCGGCGGCGCCTATTCAAATATCCATAGCACCATGTTTCCAATGGGCGAGATACGCGGTTTCCTTGCGCCCGTACCCGAACCCGAGACCTATGCGATGCTACTTGCCGGTCTTGCCATAATAAGTGCGGTCGCACGGCGCCGTCGTGCTTGACCCGAACTCGTACTTCAGCAACATACTGACAGGGGGCCTTCGTGCCCCTTGTTTTTTTTGCATCATCAAGCCTGACTTCATGCTCGTCTACGATATTGGTCCTTGTCGGGTGGCATTGCGCCAGCTCGACCAATTAGAGATTACTGGATTCCTGCAGGCTTTTAATAAGCAGTGGCGTTCGTCGTCCGAGAGAAATCTTACACGACCCGGTGTGGCGTGCCTTGGAACACTATTCAATATTGCTGGGTTCCTAAAACCCTTGGGGCAGTGGAAGCGTACAATGCGATAAAACGGAGAACAGAAGCAAATAGAGAATCCCAACTCATACGCTAATATCAACATTGAGCGCCCGCTTCGAGAAGAATAAACCACCCATTCCGCATTTGTATGAACGCACATATTTCACCTATCCCCACTAGATAATGCTTTCAATTTTGGCTCTAACCATCAAGAAAACCATCACGCTGTTCGTGCTGATGGGGCCTGTTTCCATGATCCCGGTTTTTCTCGCCGCTACGGAGGGTTTTGATTTACGCAGCAAGGGCCGCTTTGCCAGAACTATCGGGTTGAGCGTCACGGTGGCGTTGCTGGTGGCAACATTTCTGGGGATGCCTATTTTAGGATTGCTCGGCGTATCGCTGGGGGCGATGCAGGTTGGCGGCGGAGTTATTGTCTTGTTGCTGGCAATAGCAATGGTTCTTGGGAAAGAATCAACCTTCAAGGGATCGCCCAGTATTGCTAATGAAGATGGGGTTCAGGAAGCCGCAATCGTTCCTCTGGCTGTGCCACTGCTGGCCGGTCCGGCGGCATTCAGCTATGTCATGGGAAATAGTGCATGGCATACCTCTGCCGATCTGATTCATGTGGTGGTGCCTATCCTTATCGTAGGCATCGTGTGCTGGATAACTTTTTATATGGCTTGTCAGGCGGAAAAGAAGATTCGCCAATCCACTTTGGATGTAATACAGCGCGTCGGCGGATTCATCCTTGCGGCGATGGCCATAGAAATGATGGCCACCGGATTACGTGGACTATTTCCGATGCTTGCTCCAGCGTAGTGTCAAAATGCTTATTGGATAAGAGCCTCGAATGCCGCGTGCCATGACTACATCTTCTTTGAAGTTGCCGGTTATCGCCGTGCTGATTTTGGTGCTATCCACGTTTGCGGGATGCAGCGTAGTCCGTTTTGGTTATAACCAGGCAAATCATTTGACTTACTGGTGGCTTGACCGGTTTGTCGATTTCAACGATATGCAGAAACCGCGAGCCCGTGAAGCACTCGCGAAATGGTTTGCCTGGCATCGGCGTGCGCACTTGCCTAGGTACGCCGATTTACTTGCAAACTCGCAGAATCTCGTACTGGAAGATATTACGGCCGAGCGTACATGTGGTTTGTGGACTGACTTGCGCGGATTTATGGACAGCGCTTTCGATCGCGCCCTGCCAATGACGGCTGAAATAATGTTAACGCTGACGCCACAGCAGATACAGAATATAGAGCTGCGATACGCCGAAATTAATGAGGAGTTTCACGACGAACACCTTCAGGGCGATGCGTCGCGGCGTCTCAAGAAATCAATCAAGCGCACAGCTGAGCGAGCTGAATTCTTCTACGGCAACCTCGACAACGCGCAACAAGAGCTTATTACGCGGTGGGTGACACTCTCACCCTATGAAGTCAATATCTGGAATACCGAGCGCCATCGGCGCCAGCAGGATCTTGTGCAGCTACTGCGGCGGTTGAACGCGGATAAGTCGAGCCAGGATAAGGCACAAATGGCGCTCCGGGCTTATGTGGAACGTATTTATAGCTCGCCGAGTGATGACTACAGGAAGTACGCAGAGCAAGTGTGGGTTTATAACTGCGCATTTGTGGCAAATCTCCATAACGCGACGACCGCAGCACAGCGAAAACATGCCATGAAGAAACTCAAAGACTGGGAGTCCGAGATTCGCGTGCTTGTATCGTCTGCAGAAACAGTCGGGCTCGGCCCATCCTTTCCATGAGGTCATAAAGTTTTGCCGGGTCGAATCTTCACCTCCGTAAAATGTAAATATCTCTAACTCATGAATTAATTTGCTTGCGGCCCAAGCAAAATGACGCTGACTTGCTTCCCCAGGGTCTTTAGCAGCAATTTGTAGGTATCCAGATCGAACTTCATGGCGGAGCGGACATTCAGCATCTCATCCAGATCGCATTCGTTGTCCACTGTTCCCAGGTGGCACCAGTAGTTAAAGACATGCAGTTGTGCGCGTCCGGACGATTTGCAGTATTCGCGAATGCCGATCTGTCCCGGATAAGGCCATGACTTGAGCCTGAGCGAAATCAGCGCCTGTTTCAGCCGCAGAAAATGCAGCTCAGGCGCTTCTCTACCGGCGCAGACTCCGTTGCAGCGTTTGAGCTGATGGGAAAAACAGGCCCCATGCCCTTTTTCCAGGCCCACGAGCCGGGGACACAGCCTGTTTTCTCGGATCATTTCGCGCAGCGCATCGACCGCCTTCGTTTTCGAGCGGAACAGCCCATATAAATGTTCGAACACTTCGGGGCGGATGTCCTCTTCCGTTACGATATTGACCAGCGGGATCTTGCCCGGCCCATCGGCCACCGCCAGGGAAAAGAGCGTGCAGGAACGTCGCAGCCGTTTGTTGTGTATCGGCTGGTGTTCCTTGATCAATCTTGATTCCAGGAGAAGGGCCCCCAGCTCTCCGGCTGTTTCCGTCCATTCGACCCGCTCGACCTCCTGAGCAATGCGCATATCGCCGGAAGAGGCATGATCATTGCTGAAATGGGACATCACCCGGGATCTTAGCGTAACGCTCTTGCCGATATAGAGGGGAAGGTCATTTTTACCGTAGAAGAAATAGACGCCGGGGCTGTCGGGAATACGGTCAACCATCGCCGCATCCAGTCTTGCGGGTAGGCTGGGATCTTTCAGCAACGCACTGGCCGCGTCAAGCAACTGCCTTGAACCCAGTTCGCGCCGGGCTACCTCCAAATAGGCCACCACCAGTTCCACATCACCCATCGCCCGGTGGCGCACATCGGTATGGAGCCCATGACGCTGCACAATGGCATCCAGCCCGTGACCCTTGTGTTGGGGATAGAGCTTGCGCGAGAGCCGGACGGTGCATAATACCCGATGCTGGAGCAGGGCGCCCATGCGCCGGTATTCGTTCTTGAGGAAACCGTAGTCGAAGCGGACGTTATGCGCGGCCAGCACCGCCCCCTCAAGAAAACTGTAGAGTTTGTGCGCGACTTCTTCAAATGACGGTGCATCCTGCACCATTCCATTGCTGATGCCGGTTAGGCGAGTGATGAAAGGTGGAATGGGCATGCCTGGATTGACCAGCGTTTCCCAGCGGTCGCTTTCCATTCCCTCTTCGAAGCGGATGAGCGCAATTTCGATAATGCGGTCATGCAGGGGCGTGGTGCCCGTGGTTTCCAGGTCAAGAATGACGTAGGGGAAAGGAAGCACCGCTAATAATACCCAGGCGCAGGGACGGGCGAGGAAGAGAAGCGATCCATTTTATCCACCATTGACAGCTGCTTTAAGCGCGGCGCCTGGCTTGAATCCGGCACTTTTGCTGCGGCAATCTTCAGTTCTTCGCCGGTCTTTGGATTACGGCCGATGCGCGCGGCGCAGCTGCGCACTTCGAAGGTGCCGAATCCCAGCAGCGAGAGGGAATTGCCCTTTTTGCAGGACCTCGACAATGATACGGTAAACACCCCCCACGGCACGGGCCGCATCGGCCTTGCACCAGCGGGTTTAAACCGTTTCCATCGCGCAACTTGCGGCTTGTCCCCTGATTTCGCGTTGCGGATTTCAATAGCGGATAAGAGCTCAGAGACCATGACGGGTAAAATAGGGGCCGCCATCTTTCTCGGAAAATCGCGGGTTAATTTACTATCATCTTCATCTAGGGAACGAGCAATACCACTGATTATTTCTTCAATTGGCGGTAATAATTGATGCCATATTGATCGGAGAATTTCTGATCTAGTTTCTATTCTTGCTTTTAAATCAGGATGTAAGAATCTCTTCAACTCTAGATCGTATTCTCTGGGAATTAACGCGCTGTAATAATTAAAAGCTTGTCTCTTTTCCCCTTGGTATTTCTGTAGCAACCGGGAAAGCTTTTTTGCGTGGTTTACGATTTCTTTAAAGTCTTCATACCTGTCCGCAGAGGCGGATTTTGATGATTTATCCCAGTTTTGAATATCCATCAAGAAATTACCGATAATCCCCCCTCGAGCTGCGATTGGGGTTGGGTAATTTTGTTCCTCTATCCATTCCCAAACGGATATCATTTCCCGACGAACCAAAATTCTTTCGAGAATGTTGATTTATAGTGTTAAAGATTTTTCAAAATCTGCCCAGCATCGGTAACCCTCCTTTTTTGCATATCTCTCCAGATCGCTTTTAGCATGGTCTTGTGGCTGGAAATTATTCCTTGATTTACATAATTCTGAATGTATTTGCGCTACAGTCGCAGGCGCCCAATGTGGGTATTTCATAGCGCTCCTTCGAAGCGTATCCTTCAATAAGGATGCCACCCCAGGCGGTGAAGGTTTCCGCTTTTCGCCCCGTCAGGCTAGAGGTGGCTGTAACTTGGCTACAGGGCAGCCTTCCCCATGGCCAGCGTGGTCGCCATAAACGCGGAAAATTCGGGATGCGCCTTAACGGCGCTTTTCTCGATGTCATCAAGCGAATATTGATATCTGGTTTTGTCGAAATACACTTCTCCCTCCTCCGCGAGTTCAATGAGGTCATCTACCAAATCTCTTGCTTTGATGAATGCTTCGGGGCGAAGCTCGCGAATTTCGTACTGACGAAGCTTGGGAACTTCGTCGCCCCACAGATACACGGCCTGTACAGTTATACCGAGTGCAGCGGCTAACTCAGCAACGCTCCCAAAGAGTGAAATGGCAAAAGTAGTTTTCATAGGCAGAATTAAAGTATGCTTTAATTCTAGGTGTCAAGTACGCTTTAATGGATCAGTCGTATGATTACGGTTATGAGTACATTAGAAGAACGAGTCTTGGAGGCAATTGAGGCAACAAACCTGCCGGTGCCTGCATTAGCTAAGAGGGTAGGGGTTACCGTTCAGGCTATTTACGACTGGAAGAGGGGGTTATCCCTCGGAGATATGAAAGCGAGGTTTCTGTATGAAGGAAAAGGGGTTAAGAAAAAAATGTTGACCCAAGGTCAGGTGAGAATCCTCCAGATAGCCGAGCACATGGAAGATGGGGCCAGGGAAAATTGGATAGCCATCGGTACATTCCTCGCATCGGTTAACCCTATTTCCAACACCGTTGACACTATTCCAGCTCGGCTATCAGAATTGAAGACGCCTGAGCGTCGCACTGGGGCCGGGGAAGGGCCCCAAGGCGCGCGCGCAAGGGTATGGCATGGGCGAAACGATAAGGAGCGGCGACCTACTTCCGGACAATTATTCTACGGAGAAAAGGAAAAAAGATGGAAACTCCATTTAAGCTTGTTCAGAACAAAATATCGCACGACACCGTCCAACCCGCCAAAACCATCGTGGCAGATGCGGAGAGTGGAGATTGCATTGGTTTCGCAATTACCGCGATGTACAGACATGGGAATTACACCGTGAACACAGCGGGGGAGGCCTACAAAAGCCCAACATTCGCGATTGGAATGGTAGTTATGCTTTTAGATCATCTAATTAAGAGCGTTATCAGAAAGCAGGGGAAAGCGTAGAGATGAGCTGGTTTAGGAATTTGTTTGGTTCGCGAAGCAGCGAGGATAACAAAATTAACGACCCAGAAGATCCTCGTCTTCTCAAGATTCACGCAAACCGGCTGATTAATAGAGATATAGATCAGTTAACCGGAATCTGCGAATTCGCCCTACAAGACGGACATGTTGATCAATCCGAAGCAGAGGCAATTCTGGGTTGGTTAAACAATCATAAAGCCTGCCTAGACACATGGCCTGCTAACGTACTATATGATCGACTGAGACGTATCTTGGCAGACGGTGCTTTGGATTCTGATGAACAAGCTGATCTGCTGACTCTAATTATGAGAGTAGCGAGTCCGCGCGCAATTGATGGCTCTGTTATTCCGTCTTCATTACCCATTGATGATCCAGTGCCAGACATCATCTTTGAAGGCCGCAATTTTTGCCTTACAGGTGTTTTTGACTTCGGTTCCCGTGCTGAATGCCAAGAGGCTGTGGTGAGACATGGGGGTATTCCTATAAAAGGTGTAACCAAGAAACTACACTATTTGGTGATTGGAAATGTAGGATCAGAGGTATGGAAACACACCAGTTTTGGGCTAAAGATTGCAAAGGCCGTGAGCTATAGGGAATCAGGAGTGCCACTCGCAATTATCGCAGAGAACCATTGGACCGATCACATCGTTTAAAGAGGGATTAAGACTGAAAAACTTCCTCACCTACGCTATTGGCGCTCTCACCGTCTTGCTGGCCCGACTGGTCAGGATAGTTGTGCGGATGAATGAAAAGAAGTGATATGCGTGGTCGAGGTTACAGCGTTTTACAGTGATTTTGCAATGCAGAATGTGATGAGCCGAAGAGGGGGATTAAGGAGTTGGAGGGGGAATTGAAGGAGTTGAGGCGAGCCCCATGACAGCAACAAAGAAATATGCCATAGCGCCAGGGGATCATTCGAATGCGGTGGGCTAAGGAAAGGGGTTGAATCAGTTAAATCAAATTAAAAGC
Coding sequences within it:
- a CDS encoding Tar ligand binding domain-containing protein encodes the protein MFKNLTIKSRLIFILSFLLIFVLGIQVVGLFGMSSAIDGLKTVYHDRAIPLSQVTHIESLLLHNRLAITSALVMPTPEIIKTKTAMVEKNIGTITRTWEAYIATNLTPMESKLANKFTLDHKKYVSEGILPAVAALRANKIGEANRILVEKIRPLYPSVGETIDALVLLQIDETKIKYTQEQKRYETIRNILIASIVLALVLAALFSLVFIRAIFRPLEDVVSIARSVAAGNLRQEIQVRSKDEIGQLMQALKEMRDSLVDTIGQVRDSEAHTRALLNNLIVGVTSVDEQGVIRTFNPAAERIFGYPESEIIGQNIELLFPQQDQSQGRHIDYLENYLKTGSRALGVTTEVAGLRRNGATFPLDIAVVEMQGGERRMFVVILRDISERKLVEEQKASLMADLESANEELKSFAYVVSHDLKAPLRAIGALADWLSTDYVDKFDDEGREHMRLLVSRVHRMGNLIDGILQYSRVGRVRETPVAVDVGEVVEDVIELLAPPPNINITVENHLPTVVIEPTRIQQILQNLISNAIKYMDKPRGEIRITCIAEGEQWKFSVVDNGPGIESRHFERIFQLFQTLAPRDRIESTGVGLALVKKIVEMYGGSVWVESTMGKGSTFFFTLPQTSSIDNSTKGTAA
- a CDS encoding CHRD domain-containing protein translates to MKLKTLFAGGLLAATIAVPAAADQVFYQARLDGPSEAPPNASPGTGMAMVSIDTDLRTMHIHESFSGLMADTTVSHIHCCTTAPNSGTAGVATAIPTFPDFPSGVREGVYDHTFDMKDASNYNPAFVAANGNNVDGAFSALLTGLNTGGAYSNIHSTMFPMGEIRGFLAPVPEPETYAMLLAGLAIISAVARRRRA
- a CDS encoding MarC family protein, whose product is MALTIKKTITLFVLMGPVSMIPVFLAATEGFDLRSKGRFARTIGLSVTVALLVATFLGMPILGLLGVSLGAMQVGGGVIVLLLAIAMVLGKESTFKGSPSIANEDGVQEAAIVPLAVPLLAGPAAFSYVMGNSAWHTSADLIHVVVPILIVGIVCWITFYMACQAEKKIRQSTLDVIQRVGGFILAAMAIEMMATGLRGLFPMLAPA
- a CDS encoding DUF6279 family lipoprotein — protein: MTTSSLKLPVIAVLILVLSTFAGCSVVRFGYNQANHLTYWWLDRFVDFNDMQKPRAREALAKWFAWHRRAHLPRYADLLANSQNLVLEDITAERTCGLWTDLRGFMDSAFDRALPMTAEIMLTLTPQQIQNIELRYAEINEEFHDEHLQGDASRRLKKSIKRTAERAEFFYGNLDNAQQELITRWVTLSPYEVNIWNTERHRRQQDLVQLLRRLNADKSSQDKAQMALRAYVERIYSSPSDDYRKYAEQVWVYNCAFVANLHNATTAAQRKHAMKKLKDWESEIRVLVSSAETVGLGPSFP
- a CDS encoding exonuclease domain-containing protein; this encodes MLPFPYVILDLETTGTTPLHDRIIEIALIRFEEGMESDRWETLVNPGMPIPPFITRLTGISNGMVQDAPSFEEVAHKLYSFLEGAVLAAHNVRFDYGFLKNEYRRMGALLQHRVLCTVRLSRKLYPQHKGHGLDAIVQRHGLHTDVRHRAMGDVELVVAYLEVARRELGSRQLLDAASALLKDPSLPARLDAAMVDRIPDSPGVYFFYGKNDLPLYIGKSVTLRSRVMSHFSNDHASSGDMRIAQEVERVEWTETAGELGALLLESRLIKEHQPIHNKRLRRSCTLFSLAVADGPGKIPLVNIVTEEDIRPEVFEHLYGLFRSKTKAVDALREMIRENRLCPRLVGLEKGHGACFSHQLKRCNGVCAGREAPELHFLRLKQALISLRLKSWPYPGQIGIREYCKSSGRAQLHVFNYWCHLGTVDNECDLDEMLNVRSAMKFDLDTYKLLLKTLGKQVSVILLGPQAN
- a CDS encoding HU family DNA-binding protein codes for the protein MVRREMISVWEWIEEQNYPTPIAARGGIIGNFLMDIQNWDKSSKSASADRYEDFKEIVNHAKKLSRLLQKYQGEKRQAFNYYSALIPREYDLELKRFLHPDLKARIETRSEILRSIWHQLLPPIEEIISGIARSLDEDDSKLTRDFPRKMAAPILPVMVSELLSAIEIRNAKSGDKPQVARWKRFKPAGARPMRPVPWGVFTVSLSRSCKKGNSLSLLGFGTFEVRSCAARIGRNPKTGEELKIAAAKVPDSSQAPRLKQLSMVDKMDRFSSSPVPAPGYY
- a CDS encoding Cro/CI family transcriptional regulator — protein: MKTTFAISLFGSVAELAAALGITVQAVYLWGDEVPKLRQYEIRELRPEAFIKARDLVDDLIELAEEGEVYFDKTRYQYSLDDIEKSAVKAHPEFSAFMATTLAMGKAAL
- a CDS encoding BRCT domain-containing protein → MSWFRNLFGSRSSEDNKINDPEDPRLLKIHANRLINRDIDQLTGICEFALQDGHVDQSEAEAILGWLNNHKACLDTWPANVLYDRLRRILADGALDSDEQADLLTLIMRVASPRAIDGSVIPSSLPIDDPVPDIIFEGRNFCLTGVFDFGSRAECQEAVVRHGGIPIKGVTKKLHYLVIGNVGSEVWKHTSFGLKIAKAVSYRESGVPLAIIAENHWTDHIV